One genomic window of Polaromonas sp. SP1 includes the following:
- a CDS encoding sensor histidine kinase gives MKILRTDPDRFGIRARLLTLLLPAILGLLALDSWNDYSALHKQVQDAYDQAMLESVHVLRGSLSVAQDGVLRLNAPLAVQALIDATGPLQKHLHIGLTPQGAAAPRELTLLGETDLPAPPARPVGAAAPEIPVTAWYDSDYRGQTVRVVALQSKVFDGRGQAFDLLIQVAESTEPRDRAQAATLRQELIRDTRMVLVMVLLVWLGVTWSLRPLERLRKTVLQNKGRDLQPLDTSGVPHEVAPLVDAVNQHLASYRELLEQQSQFLADASHQLRTPLAIMLTQAGVALREKDPEQLHATLRAMVVQISRSRRLCEQLLSLAHANESAPPEDAPGLVYLNSVAKGVVLQHLALAREKNQDLGWVDAAGDVPVLARSLELHEALSNLVHNAIVYTPAGGHITVKVSSQGGMALAEVRDDGPGIAPARWAEVFERFHSAGPSGNGARGAGLGMAIARAYARRNGGDIELADPASGTGLRALLRLPLASGS, from the coding sequence ATGAAGATACTGCGGACTGACCCCGACCGCTTCGGCATTCGCGCGCGCCTGCTGACGCTGCTGCTCCCGGCCATCCTGGGCCTGCTGGCCCTGGACAGCTGGAACGACTACAGCGCCCTGCACAAGCAGGTGCAGGACGCCTACGACCAGGCCATGCTGGAGTCCGTCCACGTGCTGCGCGGCAGCCTGTCGGTGGCGCAAGACGGTGTGCTGCGCCTGAACGCACCGCTGGCGGTGCAGGCCTTGATCGATGCGACCGGCCCCTTGCAAAAGCACCTGCATATCGGGTTGACGCCGCAAGGCGCGGCAGCCCCGCGTGAGCTGACCCTGCTGGGCGAAACCGACCTGCCGGCGCCGCCCGCACGGCCGGTGGGGGCTGCCGCCCCGGAAATCCCCGTCACGGCCTGGTACGACAGCGACTACCGGGGCCAGACGGTCCGCGTGGTGGCGCTCCAGAGCAAGGTGTTTGACGGCCGCGGCCAGGCCTTTGACCTCCTGATCCAGGTGGCCGAAAGCACCGAGCCGCGCGACCGTGCGCAGGCAGCCACGCTGCGGCAGGAACTCATACGCGACACCCGCATGGTGCTGGTGATGGTCCTGCTGGTCTGGCTGGGCGTGACGTGGTCGCTGCGGCCGCTGGAGCGCCTGCGCAAAACCGTGCTGCAAAACAAAGGCCGCGACCTCCAGCCGCTGGACACCAGCGGCGTGCCGCATGAAGTGGCGCCGCTCGTCGACGCCGTCAACCAGCACCTGGCCAGCTACCGCGAGCTGCTCGAGCAGCAGTCGCAGTTCCTGGCCGACGCATCGCACCAGTTGCGCACCCCGCTGGCCATCATGCTGACCCAGGCCGGTGTCGCGCTGCGCGAAAAAGACCCGGAACAGCTTCACGCCACTTTGCGCGCCATGGTGGTACAGATCTCGCGCAGCCGGCGCCTGTGCGAGCAGCTGCTGTCGCTGGCTCACGCCAATGAGAGCGCACCGCCGGAAGATGCACCCGGTCTTGTATATCTCAACAGTGTTGCCAAAGGCGTAGTGCTGCAGCACCTGGCACTGGCCCGCGAGAAAAACCAGGACCTGGGCTGGGTGGATGCCGCGGGGGACGTGCCGGTGCTGGCGCGCAGCCTCGAGCTGCACGAGGCGCTCTCCAACCTGGTGCACAACGCCATCGTCTACACGCCGGCGGGCGGGCACATCACCGTGAAGGTGAGCAGCCAGGGCGGCATGGCACTGGCCGAAGTGCGCGACGACGGCCCCGGCATTGCCCCAGCGCGGTGGGCCGAGGTGTTTGAGCGCTTTCATTCGGCCGGCCCGTCCGGCAACGGCGCGCGCGGCGCCGGGCTGGGCATGGCCATCGCGCGTGCTTATGCCAGGCGCAACGGCGGCGACATCGAGCTGGCCGACCCGGCCTCCGGCACCGGACTGCGCGCCCTGCTGCGGCTGCCGCTGGCATCAGGCTCATAG
- a CDS encoding aldehyde dehydrogenase family protein yields MRAHEIPAGVLPTQRGLYYGGAWHAPKAGGKADTFNPTYNEVITSAPVADAADVDAAVQAAHAAFPAWAATPPVERGRYLRKAAAVLREHAKPLALLDSLNNGNPVSALAMDAGFAADCLDYFAGLATEIKGETIPMGDGNFNYTLQEPLGVIARIVAYNHPFMFAAARLAAPLAAGNTVVVKSPDQAPLSILRLAELVGDIFPPGVANFLCGGRECGDAMGKHPLVRKITLIGGVPTGKAVMKTASDNLKPVLLELGGKNALIAYPDADIDKLVNGIIGGMNFTWSGQSCGSTSRVFLHESIHDAVLEKVVQLLPERHKPGIPTDPQTTMGSLVSRAQLEKVQRYVAVGLEDGGRLMCGGKQPTDPALKDGFFYEATVFADMKPHMRLAQEEVFGPIMSVFKWSDEDTLFEQVNGVDFGLTGSIWTQNLNTAHRAAKRIHTGYVWINNSSQHFMGAPFGGVKQSGIGREECFAELLEFTYTKNVNLKFG; encoded by the coding sequence ATGCGCGCACACGAAATCCCCGCCGGCGTCTTGCCGACGCAACGCGGCCTCTACTATGGCGGCGCCTGGCACGCGCCCAAGGCGGGCGGCAAGGCCGACACCTTCAACCCGACCTACAACGAAGTCATCACCAGCGCACCGGTTGCCGATGCGGCCGATGTGGATGCCGCGGTGCAGGCTGCGCACGCTGCCTTTCCCGCCTGGGCCGCCACGCCGCCGGTGGAGCGCGGGCGCTACCTGCGCAAAGCCGCCGCCGTACTGCGTGAGCATGCCAAGCCGCTCGCGCTGCTGGACTCGCTCAACAACGGCAACCCGGTATCGGCGCTTGCGATGGATGCGGGTTTTGCCGCCGACTGCCTGGATTATTTTGCGGGCCTGGCCACGGAGATCAAGGGCGAGACCATTCCCATGGGTGACGGCAACTTCAACTACACCCTGCAGGAGCCGCTGGGTGTGATCGCCCGCATCGTGGCCTACAACCACCCCTTCATGTTTGCTGCCGCGCGCCTGGCCGCGCCGCTGGCCGCCGGCAACACGGTGGTGGTGAAGTCGCCCGACCAGGCACCGCTGTCCATCCTGCGGCTGGCCGAATTGGTGGGCGACATCTTTCCGCCGGGTGTGGCCAACTTTTTGTGCGGCGGGCGCGAGTGCGGCGACGCCATGGGCAAGCACCCGCTGGTGCGCAAGATCACGCTGATCGGCGGCGTGCCCACCGGCAAGGCCGTCATGAAAACGGCGTCCGACAACCTCAAGCCCGTGCTGCTGGAGCTGGGCGGCAAGAACGCGCTCATCGCTTATCCCGATGCCGATATCGACAAACTCGTCAACGGCATCATCGGCGGCATGAACTTCACCTGGTCGGGACAGAGCTGCGGCTCCACCAGCCGCGTGTTTTTGCATGAGTCCATCCACGACGCAGTGCTGGAAAAAGTCGTCCAGCTGCTGCCCGAGCGGCACAAACCCGGCATCCCGACCGATCCCCAGACCACCATGGGCTCGCTGGTCAGCCGCGCGCAGCTGGAAAAGGTTCAGCGTTATGTGGCCGTCGGCCTGGAAGACGGCGGACGCCTGATGTGCGGCGGCAAGCAGCCCACCGACCCGGCGCTTAAAGACGGTTTTTTCTACGAAGCCACCGTATTCGCCGACATGAAGCCGCACATGCGGCTGGCGCAAGAGGAGGTGTTCGGCCCCATCATGTCGGTCTTCAAGTGGAGCGATGAAGACACTTTGTTTGAACAGGTCAACGGTGTGGACTTCGGCCTCACAGGTTCGATCTGGACGCAGAACCTGAACACCGCCCACCGCGCGGCCAAACGCATCCACACCGGTTATGTGTGGATCAACAATTCCAGCCAACACTTCATGGGCGCGCCCTTTGGCGGCGTGAAGCAGTCGGGCATTGGGCGTGAGGAATGTTTCGCCGAACTGCTGGAGTTCACCTACACCAAGAACGTGAACCTGAAGTTCGGCTGA
- a CDS encoding tripartite tricarboxylate transporter TctB family protein, giving the protein MNNRNFVRGLCLMAIALLFGLVSLNYKTGELSRSGPGMFPLIVSSLLFVIGVLTVVRSHFYDPVPLDYGVKNIALILLSLVGFAVISHYINMILAIVFLVFCSTLAGTSYSLVRNVKISLGLIAVAFAFKNFLGLSLPLY; this is encoded by the coding sequence ATGAACAACCGCAACTTCGTGCGGGGCCTGTGCCTCATGGCGATCGCCCTGCTCTTTGGCCTGGTGTCGCTGAATTACAAGACAGGCGAGTTAAGCAGGTCCGGGCCCGGGATGTTTCCCCTGATCGTGAGCTCCCTGCTGTTTGTGATTGGCGTGCTCACGGTCGTGCGTTCGCACTTCTACGACCCAGTCCCCCTGGACTACGGTGTCAAGAATATCGCCCTGATTCTGCTGAGCCTTGTCGGGTTTGCCGTGATCTCCCATTACATCAACATGATCCTGGCCATCGTGTTTCTGGTGTTTTGCTCCACCCTCGCCGGCACGTCCTATTCCCTGGTGCGCAACGTCAAGATCTCGCTGGGCCTGATCGCGGTTGCCTTTGCCTTTAAAAACTTTCTCGGCCTTAGCCTGCCTCTCTACTGA
- a CDS encoding tripartite tricarboxylate transporter substrate binding protein, producing the protein MPFNRRTGVLALCLSAAFASPLGWAQDYPTKPIRIVVPLPPGGSNDVLARLLGQKMSESFGQPVVVENKPGAAGNIASEFMARAEPDGYYIAVAPNQTVAVNPVLYPKLPFDVNRDLTGITMMGRVPMVLVVSPAKVQATTVAELIAVAKANPEKLSYASAGSGSPQHMAAEVFKSMTGTKLTQIPYKGSAPALVDVLGGQVDVMFCPMNSALPHIRSGKLRALGTTGTKRVDLLPNVPTIAETVPNYESDIWIGMVAPSKTPPAIINKLNAELRRSLALPDVKEKLAEQGIYAETSTPAEFTKLIADDQKRWAAVIKAANIKPE; encoded by the coding sequence ATGCCATTCAACCGCCGCACAGGGGTTCTCGCCCTTTGCCTTTCCGCCGCCTTTGCCAGCCCGCTGGGCTGGGCGCAGGACTACCCGACCAAACCCATCCGCATCGTGGTGCCGCTGCCGCCCGGCGGCTCCAACGACGTGCTGGCGCGCCTGCTCGGGCAAAAGATGTCCGAGTCTTTCGGCCAGCCGGTGGTTGTCGAAAACAAGCCCGGCGCCGCCGGCAACATTGCCAGCGAGTTCATGGCCAGGGCCGAACCCGATGGCTACTACATCGCCGTCGCGCCCAACCAGACGGTGGCCGTCAACCCGGTGCTGTATCCCAAGCTGCCCTTTGACGTGAACCGCGACCTGACCGGCATCACCATGATGGGCCGCGTGCCCATGGTGCTGGTGGTCTCGCCCGCCAAGGTGCAGGCCACCACGGTGGCCGAGCTGATCGCCGTGGCCAAGGCCAACCCGGAAAAGCTGTCGTACGCGTCTGCCGGCTCCGGCAGCCCGCAGCACATGGCAGCCGAGGTCTTCAAGTCCATGACCGGAACCAAGCTGACCCAGATTCCCTACAAGGGCTCTGCACCCGCGCTGGTCGACGTGCTGGGTGGCCAGGTCGACGTGATGTTCTGCCCCATGAATTCCGCGCTGCCGCACATCCGCAGCGGCAAGCTGCGCGCGCTCGGCACCACCGGCACCAAGCGGGTTGATCTGTTGCCCAACGTGCCGACGATCGCCGAGACCGTGCCTAATTACGAAAGCGACATCTGGATCGGCATGGTGGCCCCGTCCAAAACGCCGCCGGCCATCATCAACAAACTCAATGCCGAACTGCGCCGCTCGCTGGCCTTGCCCGACGTGAAGGAAAAACTGGCCGAGCAGGGCATTTACGCCGAGACCAGCACACCGGCGGAGTTCACCAAACTCATCGCCGACGACCAGAAGCGTTGGGCCGCAGTCATCAAGGCGGCCAACATCAAGCCCGAGTAA
- a CDS encoding tripartite tricarboxylate transporter permease, which yields MDILHNLSLGFEHALTWQNLLYCALGCTVGTLIGLLPGLGPLSTISLLLPLTYSIPTGGALIMLAGIYYGAQYGDSVSAITMKIPHASSIVACIDGYQMTLKGKTGLALFTAGISSFIGGTVAIVVLSTLAVPLGEVGFLFGPADYCALMLLGFFCVSFVSSGSLLNGLAMAMVGVLLGMVGTDVNSGTARYTMDLPFLMDGIGLISIALGCFGIAEVVKNLDNKNVLTPFNGEIKLMPTWPEFKRIIPSALRGSVIGSVLGILPGGGPTIAQFAAYAADKKFSKYKHEIGTGCIEGVAGQAAADEAAARTSFIPLMAIGIPENAVMALMMAAFVIKGVQPGPNMIASHPDLFWGLVASMWVGNCFLVILNVPLVRYWLSVFKIPYTVLFPAILFFCCIGTFSINNSLDDIYITAVFGLIGYLFLRLEMEAAPLLLGFILGPMLEENFRRAMLLSRGSFNVFVNRPISATLLAVIGTLVVWQVVVFVRRLWKSPDHVIHAGAATPAAVAAAAAAPVPVAAGE from the coding sequence ATGGATATCCTGCACAACCTTTCGCTGGGTTTCGAGCATGCGCTGACCTGGCAGAACCTCCTTTATTGCGCCCTTGGCTGCACGGTGGGCACACTCATCGGGCTGCTGCCGGGACTGGGGCCTTTGTCCACCATCAGCTTGCTGCTGCCCCTGACGTATTCGATTCCCACCGGTGGGGCGCTCATCATGCTGGCCGGCATTTACTACGGGGCCCAATACGGCGACAGCGTGAGCGCCATCACGATGAAGATTCCGCATGCCAGCAGCATCGTCGCCTGCATAGACGGCTACCAGATGACGCTCAAGGGGAAAACCGGCCTGGCCCTGTTCACCGCAGGCATCTCCAGCTTCATCGGCGGCACCGTGGCCATTGTGGTGTTGTCGACCCTGGCGGTGCCACTGGGTGAGGTGGGCTTCCTGTTTGGGCCGGCCGACTACTGCGCCCTCATGCTGCTGGGGTTTTTCTGCGTGAGCTTTGTCAGCAGCGGCAGCCTGCTCAACGGCCTGGCCATGGCCATGGTCGGCGTCCTGCTCGGGATGGTGGGCACCGATGTGAACAGCGGCACCGCGCGCTACACCATGGACCTGCCTTTCCTGATGGACGGGATTGGCCTGATCAGCATCGCCCTGGGGTGCTTCGGTATTGCCGAGGTCGTGAAAAATCTCGACAACAAAAACGTGCTCACACCGTTCAACGGCGAGATCAAGCTCATGCCGACCTGGCCGGAGTTCAAGCGCATCATCCCCAGTGCCTTGCGCGGCAGCGTGATCGGCTCGGTCCTGGGCATCCTGCCCGGCGGCGGCCCAACGATTGCCCAGTTCGCGGCCTATGCGGCCGACAAGAAGTTCAGCAAATACAAGCATGAGATCGGCACCGGCTGCATCGAAGGCGTGGCCGGCCAGGCCGCCGCCGACGAGGCGGCCGCACGCACCAGCTTCATCCCGCTCATGGCCATCGGCATTCCGGAAAACGCCGTCATGGCCTTGATGATGGCCGCCTTCGTCATCAAGGGAGTCCAGCCCGGGCCCAACATGATCGCCAGCCACCCCGACCTGTTCTGGGGCCTGGTCGCCAGCATGTGGGTGGGCAATTGTTTTCTGGTCATCCTCAACGTGCCCCTGGTGCGCTACTGGCTGTCGGTCTTCAAGATTCCGTACACGGTGCTGTTCCCGGCGATTCTCTTTTTCTGCTGTATCGGCACCTTCAGCATCAACAACAGCCTGGACGACATCTACATCACGGCGGTATTCGGCCTGATTGGTTACCTGTTCCTGCGCCTGGAGATGGAGGCCGCGCCGCTCCTTTTGGGCTTCATCCTGGGGCCCATGCTGGAAGAAAACTTCCGCCGCGCCATGCTCCTGAGCCGGGGCAGCTTCAACGTGTTCGTCAACCGCCCCATCAGCGCCACCTTGCTGGCCGTGATCGGAACGCTGGTCGTCTGGCAGGTGGTGGTGTTTGTCCGCAGGCTGTGGAAGTCACCCGACCATGTCATTCATGCGGGCGCCGCTACACCGGCGGCCGTTGCGGCAGCCGCCGCTGCGCCGGTGCCCGTCGCCGCCGGCGAATAA
- a CDS encoding thiamine pyrophosphate-binding protein yields MTVPSGSAVRRDIPKPSEPEQTVWASDAIADMLRAMDIPYVLLNPGASFRGLHDSIVNHLGNEKPQMMVVLHEEHAVAIAHGYTKVTGKPLIAILHSNVGLMHGSMAIFDAWVDRVPVIVLGATGPVDANKRRPWIDWIHTAQDQAALVRHFIKWDCQPASIPSAQEALLRARQIATTAPQGPVYVCFDAALQESKLAEKPAIPDPARYLAPPQGRPSDDVVAQAAALLSGAGRPVILMGRVTRSEAAWAERIQLAETLNAEVLTDLRVGAAFPTDHALHAAPSGAFLTPNAQQVLREADVVLSLDWLDLSGTLKQAWGDKPVGSKIIQVSVDHYSHNGWSMDHQGLPPVDVFMLCEPEPAVTLLNQQVKARKTPAPAKRPLPVVAPVQPVPGASGASNMMVSTLAATLKRAVGDQKVCLMRLPLSWSGEMWDFKHPLDFLGYDGGGGIGSGPGMSIGSALGLKGTDRLPVAVIGDGDYMMGVNALWTAANARIPMLVVVCNNRSFFNDEVHQERVARQRLRPIENRWIGQRISDPAPDLAMMARGQGLTGIGPVEDAAELEKILVDAIAAVKRGETVVVDVVVQTGYSAAMTAGLTRSKD; encoded by the coding sequence ATGACCGTCCCTTCCGGCTCCGCCGTGCGCCGCGACATCCCCAAGCCTTCCGAACCGGAGCAGACCGTCTGGGCCAGCGACGCCATCGCCGACATGCTGCGTGCGATGGATATTCCTTACGTGCTGCTCAACCCAGGCGCCAGCTTTCGCGGCCTGCATGACAGCATCGTCAACCACCTGGGCAATGAAAAGCCGCAGATGATGGTGGTGCTGCATGAAGAGCACGCCGTCGCCATCGCCCACGGCTACACCAAGGTCACCGGCAAGCCGCTGATTGCCATCCTGCACAGCAACGTCGGCCTGATGCACGGCTCCATGGCGATCTTTGACGCCTGGGTAGACCGCGTGCCCGTGATCGTGCTGGGTGCCACCGGCCCGGTCGACGCCAACAAGCGCCGCCCCTGGATCGACTGGATCCACACTGCGCAAGACCAGGCTGCGCTGGTACGCCACTTCATCAAGTGGGACTGCCAGCCGGCATCCATCCCGTCGGCGCAAGAGGCGTTGCTGCGTGCGCGGCAGATCGCCACGACGGCACCGCAGGGGCCGGTGTATGTGTGCTTCGATGCGGCCTTGCAGGAGTCCAAGCTGGCTGAGAAGCCGGCGATCCCCGATCCGGCGCGTTACCTCGCACCGCCCCAGGGGCGGCCTTCGGACGATGTTGTCGCGCAGGCCGCAGCACTGCTGTCGGGCGCCGGCCGCCCCGTGATCCTGATGGGCCGCGTCACACGCAGCGAAGCCGCGTGGGCCGAGCGCATCCAGCTGGCCGAAACCCTGAACGCCGAAGTGCTGACCGACCTGCGTGTGGGCGCGGCCTTCCCGACCGACCACGCGCTGCATGCGGCGCCCAGCGGCGCCTTCCTCACGCCGAACGCGCAGCAGGTTCTGCGCGAAGCCGACGTGGTGCTGAGCCTGGATTGGCTGGACCTGTCGGGCACGCTCAAGCAGGCCTGGGGCGACAAGCCCGTGGGCAGCAAGATCATCCAGGTCTCGGTCGACCACTACAGCCACAACGGCTGGAGCATGGACCACCAGGGCTTGCCGCCGGTGGATGTCTTCATGCTGTGCGAGCCCGAGCCCGCCGTGACCTTGCTGAACCAGCAGGTCAAGGCGCGCAAGACGCCTGCGCCGGCCAAGCGGCCGCTGCCGGTGGTGGCGCCGGTGCAGCCCGTGCCCGGCGCGTCAGGCGCCAGCAACATGATGGTGTCCACGCTCGCGGCGACCTTGAAACGCGCCGTCGGCGACCAGAAGGTGTGCCTGATGCGCCTGCCGCTCAGCTGGAGCGGCGAGATGTGGGATTTCAAACATCCGCTGGACTTCCTGGGCTACGACGGCGGTGGCGGTATAGGCTCCGGCCCCGGCATGTCGATCGGCTCCGCTTTGGGCCTTAAGGGCACTGACCGCCTGCCGGTCGCGGTGATCGGCGACGGCGACTACATGATGGGCGTCAATGCGCTGTGGACTGCGGCCAACGCCCGCATCCCCATGCTGGTGGTGGTGTGCAACAACCGGTCTTTCTTTAATGATGAAGTGCACCAGGAACGCGTGGCACGCCAGCGCCTGCGGCCGATTGAAAACCGCTGGATAGGCCAACGCATCAGTGACCCGGCGCCCGACCTCGCCATGATGGCGCGCGGCCAGGGCCTGACGGGCATTGGCCCGGTCGAGGATGCCGCAGAGCTGGAAAAAATCCTGGTCGACGCCATTGCCGCCGTGAAGCGGGGCGAGACCGTGGTGGTCGACGTGGTGGTGCAGACCGGCTACAGCGCGGCCATGACGGCGGGGCTGACGCGGTCGAAAGACTGA
- a CDS encoding pirin family protein: protein MKNILGIYSNPHGHWVGDGFPVRSLFSYNTLGAQVSPFLLLDYAGPAQFEPAAKPRGVGQHPHRGFETVTIVYKGEVEHRDSTGNGGVIGPGGVQWMTAASGILHEEFHSREFTRTGGPFEMVQLWVNLPAKDKMAAPGYQGISDKDIPQVDLPDGAGSVRVIAGDYQGTRGPAHTFTPIDVWDMRLKEGKTASLTIPEGRTAAVVVLHGTVLVNGKEVVREAQMALLDREGVGLQLEANGDATLLLLSGEPIDEPIVGHGPFVMNSREEIMQAMKDFNAGRFGQMAH, encoded by the coding sequence ATGAAAAACATTCTGGGCATCTACAGCAACCCCCACGGCCACTGGGTAGGTGACGGCTTTCCTGTGCGTTCGCTGTTCAGCTACAACACCCTGGGCGCTCAAGTCAGCCCCTTCCTGCTGCTGGACTACGCCGGCCCGGCGCAGTTTGAGCCGGCCGCCAAGCCGCGCGGCGTCGGCCAGCACCCGCACCGCGGTTTTGAGACCGTGACCATCGTCTACAAGGGCGAAGTCGAGCATCGCGACTCCACCGGCAACGGCGGTGTGATCGGCCCGGGCGGCGTGCAGTGGATGACGGCGGCCTCGGGCATCCTGCACGAGGAATTTCACTCGCGCGAGTTCACCCGCACGGGCGGCCCGTTCGAGATGGTGCAGCTGTGGGTCAACCTGCCGGCCAAAGACAAGATGGCGGCGCCCGGCTACCAGGGCATTTCAGACAAAGACATCCCGCAAGTCGACCTGCCTGACGGCGCCGGCTCGGTGCGCGTGATTGCCGGCGACTACCAGGGCACCCGTGGACCGGCGCACACGTTTACGCCGATTGACGTGTGGGACATGCGGCTGAAAGAAGGCAAAACCGCCTCGCTGACCATTCCCGAAGGCCGCACCGCGGCCGTCGTGGTGTTGCACGGCACGGTGCTGGTCAACGGCAAGGAAGTGGTGCGTGAAGCGCAGATGGCGCTGCTGGACCGCGAAGGTGTTGGCCTGCAGCTTGAAGCCAACGGCGACGCCACCTTGCTGCTGCTCAGCGGCGAGCCGATTGACGAGCCCATCGTCGGCCATGGCCCCTTCGTGATGAACAGCCGCGAGGAGATCATGCAGGCGATGAAGGACTTCAACGCGGGCCGCTTCGGCCAGATGGCGCACTGA
- a CDS encoding DsrE family protein, whose protein sequence is MNRRLFVQAGAATAVATFLIAAHAQSTMATGIKRQGIVIQVSDNDPAKWNLALNNAKNLQDDVGAANVDIEIVAYGPGIGMLKLESPTGARIADAAKAGIKVTACENTMRGQKLTKDDMLGGISYVPAGVTEIMKKQHEGWAYLRP, encoded by the coding sequence ATGAACCGCAGACTCTTCGTCCAGGCCGGTGCCGCCACCGCAGTTGCTACATTTTTGATAGCTGCACATGCACAATCCACGATGGCTACAGGCATAAAACGCCAAGGAATCGTGATCCAGGTCAGCGACAACGACCCGGCCAAATGGAACCTGGCGCTGAACAACGCGAAGAACCTGCAGGACGACGTGGGCGCCGCCAATGTCGACATTGAGATCGTCGCTTACGGCCCGGGCATCGGCATGCTCAAACTGGAGTCACCCACCGGCGCGCGCATCGCCGACGCGGCCAAGGCCGGCATCAAGGTCACCGCCTGTGAAAACACCATGCGCGGCCAGAAGCTGACCAAAGACGACATGCTCGGCGGCATCAGTTATGTGCCCGCCGGCGTCACCGAAATCATGAAGAAGCAGCACGAAGGCTGGGCCTACCTGCGGCCCTGA
- a CDS encoding citrate synthase, producing MDHPDKALRRDYASAAEAMKILNVRQQTLYAYVSRGWIRSVAQQGQKDKLYLRDDLTRVGMRSLARSGHGAVAASAMNWGEPIFPTSITEITEQGPRYRGHLAADLVRSGAPFESVAELLWTGELNEKPSAWPVRKPSAELITLAKTLTSLQAQDNVLESFALVILLLGMRRGSVAERLSQGKTLPAAREIMQTIVACCGFVGPAQSYRPMQRGESVVEGLLHALAVPATGENRDALRAVLILMADHELPPGTLSARVVASAGGTLHSCLASALCATSGVDVGRMYERVEDFLGQTPTRPVLVKRAHKLHAQGQSVPGFDHPLYPKGDPRAAQLLEMVFARENPSRELRATARFIDEMRTSAGLLPRQELALVVTARAMGLPRQATAALFVLGRLAGWVAHVQEQRAAGTLLRPRAKFVESKAESTPAA from the coding sequence ATGGACCATCCCGACAAAGCGCTGCGCCGCGATTACGCTTCCGCGGCGGAGGCCATGAAGATCCTCAACGTCAGGCAGCAGACGCTTTATGCCTATGTCAGCCGCGGCTGGATACGCAGCGTGGCGCAGCAAGGGCAAAAAGACAAGCTCTACCTGCGCGACGACCTGACGCGCGTGGGCATGCGCTCCCTGGCGCGCTCCGGCCACGGCGCGGTGGCGGCCTCGGCGATGAACTGGGGAGAGCCGATCTTTCCCACCTCTATCACCGAGATCACCGAGCAGGGGCCGCGCTACCGTGGACACCTGGCGGCTGACCTGGTGCGTTCGGGCGCGCCTTTTGAGTCGGTGGCCGAGTTGCTGTGGACCGGCGAGCTCAACGAAAAGCCTTCGGCCTGGCCGGTGCGCAAGCCTTCGGCCGAACTCATCACGCTGGCAAAAACACTCACCTCGCTACAGGCACAGGACAACGTGCTCGAATCATTCGCGCTGGTGATCCTGCTGCTGGGCATGCGGCGCGGTTCCGTGGCAGAGCGCTTGTCGCAAGGCAAGACCCTGCCTGCCGCGCGCGAGATCATGCAGACGATCGTGGCCTGCTGCGGCTTTGTCGGCCCGGCGCAAAGCTACCGGCCCATGCAACGCGGTGAATCAGTGGTGGAAGGCCTCCTGCATGCGCTGGCCGTGCCGGCCACCGGTGAGAACCGCGACGCCCTGCGCGCCGTGCTGATCCTGATGGCCGACCACGAGCTGCCGCCCGGAACGCTGAGCGCTCGCGTGGTGGCGTCTGCCGGCGGCACGCTGCACAGCTGCCTGGCCTCGGCGCTGTGCGCGACCTCCGGCGTGGATGTCGGCCGCATGTACGAACGGGTTGAGGACTTTCTGGGCCAGACGCCGACCAGGCCCGTGCTTGTCAAGCGGGCCCACAAGCTGCATGCGCAAGGCCAGAGCGTTCCCGGCTTTGACCACCCGCTGTACCCCAAAGGCGACCCGCGCGCCGCGCAGTTGCTCGAGATGGTGTTTGCCCGTGAGAATCCCAGCCGGGAGCTGCGGGCGACAGCGCGTTTTATCGACGAGATGCGCACCAGCGCCGGACTTTTGCCCCGCCAGGAGCTCGCCCTCGTCGTGACGGCACGCGCCATGGGCCTGCCGCGCCAGGCGACCGCGGCGTTGTTTGTATTGGGGCGGCTGGCGGGCTGGGTTGCGCATGTGCAAGAGCAGCGTGCTGCCGGCACGCTGCTGCGTCCGCGTGCCAAGTTTGTAGAGTCAAAGGCCGAATCCACTCCGGCCGCCTGA